Proteins from a single region of Candidatus Polarisedimenticolaceae bacterium:
- a CDS encoding acyl-CoA thioesterase, producing the protein MSRPRRSPSDSRVEMTEIVLPEDSNPRGSVFGGRVLALIDKCAAVVALRHSRSEVVTVAMDSVEFRSGVRVGDVLALEGRLNAAFGSSMEVEVVVHAEDPLSGRRTLTTTAFVTMVAVGPDGRPSAVPELRIESDDDRRRASDAQARRAARLARRGGAA; encoded by the coding sequence TTGTCCCGCCCCCGGCGCTCCCCCTCGGATTCGCGCGTCGAGATGACCGAGATCGTCCTCCCCGAGGACTCGAACCCGCGCGGCAGCGTCTTCGGCGGCCGCGTCCTCGCCCTGATCGACAAGTGCGCCGCCGTCGTCGCCCTGCGCCATTCCCGGTCGGAGGTGGTGACCGTCGCCATGGACTCCGTCGAGTTCCGATCCGGGGTCCGCGTCGGCGACGTGCTCGCCCTCGAGGGGCGGCTCAACGCCGCGTTCGGATCGTCGATGGAGGTCGAGGTGGTCGTCCACGCCGAGGATCCGCTGAGCGGGCGTCGCACGCTCACCACGACCGCGTTCGTGACGATGGTGGCCGTCGGGCCGGACGGCCGTCCGAGTGCCGTCCCGGAGCTTCGGATCGAAAGCGACGACGACCGGCGGCGCGCGTCGGACGCGCAGGCGCGACGAGCCGCGAGGCTCGCCCGCAGGGGCGGCGCCGCCTAG